The following coding sequences lie in one Desulfonatronum sp. SC1 genomic window:
- a CDS encoding PAS domain-containing sensor histidine kinase, with protein MRGVMVAKRKASPGKTGFFPRGDGASPDRTPLRRRAEDVIGSTDIWSAEGLEAQAPEEIRRTLHELRVHKIELELQNEDLRQTQAKLDAIRERYFDLFNLAPVGYCTVDDNGLIQEANLTFIRMLDVIRGNLNNKPLSRFIHKDDQDIFYLKNKQLLATGEPQEYELRLLKRNGTFFWARLESVFAKTENASACRIVISDITERKNAELEVARVNEQLQLSLAEKDKFFSIIAHDLRSPLTGFIGLTRLLVDNVRDYSANEMHKYAVSMKESAEKMFSLLENLLEWSRLNRGMIMFEPDEIGLEDLILRTTESLQTVADQKKIAMRYTVPSDVKVFGDRRMLDIVLRNLLSNALKFSSLGSSVSIQATRDEATVVIAVQDNGVGMDHGAAVKIFSLDKTTSRIGTKGEPGSGIGLILCKEFVEMQGGRIWVESTPGQGSIFKFSLPIKN; from the coding sequence ATGAGAGGAGTAATGGTGGCCAAGCGGAAAGCAAGTCCGGGCAAGACAGGCTTTTTCCCAAGGGGGGACGGCGCAAGCCCGGACCGGACTCCTTTGCGTCGGCGGGCCGAGGATGTCATTGGAAGCACGGACATCTGGTCGGCCGAGGGGCTGGAGGCTCAGGCTCCTGAGGAAATTCGGCGAACGCTCCACGAACTGCGCGTCCACAAGATCGAGCTGGAGTTGCAAAACGAAGATCTGCGCCAAACACAGGCCAAACTGGACGCGATCCGGGAACGCTATTTCGACCTCTTCAATCTGGCCCCGGTGGGCTATTGCACGGTCGACGACAACGGACTGATCCAGGAAGCCAACCTGACCTTCATAAGAATGCTGGACGTGATTCGCGGCAATCTGAACAATAAGCCGCTCTCCCGGTTCATCCACAAAGATGATCAGGACATTTTCTATTTGAAAAACAAGCAGCTTCTCGCAACCGGTGAACCACAGGAATACGAGCTGCGGTTGCTGAAGCGGAACGGCACGTTTTTTTGGGCGCGCCTGGAGAGTGTTTTTGCCAAGACCGAGAACGCATCCGCTTGCCGCATCGTAATCAGCGACATCACCGAGCGTAAAAACGCGGAACTGGAAGTTGCTAGAGTGAATGAACAACTCCAGCTTTCGTTGGCTGAAAAAGATAAGTTCTTTTCCATCATCGCCCACGATCTGAGGAGCCCCCTGACCGGTTTTATTGGGTTGACCAGGTTGCTGGTGGACAATGTCAGGGATTATTCAGCGAATGAGATGCATAAATATGCCGTGAGTATGAAGGAATCCGCGGAAAAAATGTTTTCCTTGCTGGAGAACCTCCTGGAGTGGTCCAGATTGAATCGCGGGATGATCATGTTTGAACCGGATGAGATTGGCTTGGAAGACTTGATCCTCAGGACCACGGAGTCGCTGCAAACCGTGGCCGACCAGAAGAAAATAGCCATGCGTTACACCGTACCCTCCGATGTGAAGGTCTTTGGTGATCGGCGTATGCTCGACATTGTGCTGCGCAATCTCCTCTCCAACGCCCTCAAGTTCAGCAGCCTCGGTAGCAGCGTGTCCATCCAGGCGACACGTGACGAGGCCACGGTCGTCATTGCCGTTCAGGATAACGGCGTGGGCATGGATCACGGCGCGGCGGTTAAAATTTTTTCCCTTGACAAGACCACGTCGCGAATCGGCACCAAGGGCGAACCCGGTTCCGGCATTGGGCTGATCCTGTGCAAGGAATTCGTGGAGATGCAAGGTGGTCGCATTTGGGTCGAGAGCACGCCAGGCCAGGGAAGCATTTTCAAATTTTCATTGCCGATCAAGAACTGA